The following proteins are co-located in the Camelina sativa cultivar DH55 chromosome 12, Cs, whole genome shotgun sequence genome:
- the LOC104732312 gene encoding protein RALF-like 31, translating into MLNSLAMVFFAILLLKISDAISIPSPYGEIDAMLVRNSLIIVDDEDLMPSEISRRVLMAHKRYIGYETLRRDMVPCQKPGASYYDCRSGQANSYSRGCETITRCARDTSDINT; encoded by the coding sequence ATGTTAAATTCACTCGCGATGGTGTTTTTCGCCATTCTTCTCCTCAAAATCTCCGATGCGATCTCGATCCCGTCGCCGTACGGAGAGATCGACGCAATGCTAGTCCGAAACAGCCTCATCATCGTAGATGACGAAGATCTGATGCCGTCGGAGATCAGCCGGAGAGTTCTCATGGCGCATAAACGTTACATCGGATACGAAACCTTAAGGAGAGACATGGTTCCTTGTCAGAAACCAGGAGCTTCCTACTACGATTGCCGCTCCGGACAAGCTAATTCTTACAGCAGAGGTTGCGAAACCATTACTAGATGTGCTCGAGACACCAGCGACATCAACACCTGA
- the LOC104733693 gene encoding F-box/kelch-repeat protein At3g06240-like, which translates to MASNTSDVFLYNPTTGESKRIPDVPEYLRSSSSVTWSWFSYGFGFDPLTNDYKVVKFNVDNDNYVYSLKKDSWRRICNIPCRRVYSRTSVELNGAIHWISLISGGESPKVVTAFDLNTEKLRHMPLPDLTEECDHIYGGYTVGTVKGRLCVVSWCFEMHDVIWVMNEYGVGSSWSKIRIGVSYCQVMIPLCSTRNDEEVFLLINKDLVLYYFERNTWRSVKIRGVESGKLQHANTYVESLISPNSYGLQR; encoded by the coding sequence ATGGCTTCGAATACGAGTGATGTCTTCTTGTATAACCCGACCACCGGAGAATCCAAGAGAATACCGGACGTGCCTGAATATCTGCGTTCCAGTTCCAGTGTAACTTGGTCTTGGTTTAGTTATGGTTTTGGTTTCGATCCTCTGACCAATGATTACAAAGTGGTGAAGTTTAATGTTGATAATGACAATTATGTCTACTCATTGAAGAAAGATTCGTGGAGGCGGATATGCAATATTCCTTGTAGAAGAGTCTATTCCAGGACCTCTGTGGAACTCAACGGGGCGATCCATTGGATTTCCCTGATTAGTGGAGGAGAATCTCCGAAAGTGGTTACGGCATTTGACCTTAACACAGAGAAGTTACGACATATGCCATTGCCTGATTTGACCGAGGAATGTGACCATATCTATGGGGGATATACGGTGGGCACTGTCAAAGGGCGTCTCTGTGTCGTTAGCTGGTGCTTCGAGATGCATGATGTTATATGGGTAATGaacgagtacggtgtcgggagTTCATGGAGTAAGATTCGAATCGGCGTTTCCTACTGCCAAGTCATGATACCATTGTGTTCCACCAGGAACGATGAGGAGGTTTTTCTACTTATCAATAAAGACTTGGTCCTGTACTATTTTGAGCGTAATACTTGGAGGAGTGTAAAAATCCGCGGTGTTGAATCCGGCAAGTTGCAACACGCAAATACGTACGTGGAGAGCCTCATATCACCAAACTCTTACGGTTTACAGAGATGA